From Actinosynnema mirum DSM 43827, a single genomic window includes:
- a CDS encoding DUF402 domain-containing protein, which yields MTLSAAGQTTGIHVHPPKIEYFDLDAKSNTDPKGYLRGVEEYRLTPAGLYMSRPVPGHPELTHFESWLLPRHGLRVTRQSWHPGRERDYDFYVDVVEITSSGSVWKTVDLYLDLLVRTGRDVVVLDTDELLAAVASGRLEAERARWALETTYTAVAGVAAHGNDLIRWLAEQGTVTTWRRR from the coding sequence GTGACTCTGAGCGCGGCAGGCCAGACCACCGGAATCCACGTCCACCCGCCGAAGATCGAGTACTTCGACCTGGACGCGAAGTCCAACACCGACCCGAAGGGCTACCTGCGCGGGGTCGAGGAGTACCGCCTGACGCCCGCGGGCCTGTACATGTCCCGCCCGGTGCCGGGCCACCCGGAGCTCACGCACTTCGAGTCCTGGCTGCTGCCCCGGCACGGCCTGCGCGTCACCCGCCAGTCCTGGCACCCCGGCCGCGAGCGCGACTACGACTTCTACGTCGACGTCGTGGAGATCACCTCCAGCGGCTCGGTGTGGAAGACCGTCGACCTCTACCTCGACCTGCTGGTGCGCACCGGCCGCGACGTCGTGGTGCTGGACACCGACGAGCTGCTGGCCGCCGTCGCGAGCGGCAGGCTGGAGGCCGAGCGGGCCCGGTGGGCGCTGGAGACGACCTACACGGCGGTCGCGGGCGTGGCGGCGCACGGCAACGACCTGATCCGCTGGTTGGCCGAGCAGGGCACCGTCACGACCTGGCGACGCCGCTAG
- a CDS encoding GNAT family N-acetyltransferase: protein MTVARGLADAQSARLVGIDPVLPPMIAPLDGDVVTAALPDGTRVAGVLQQQVHERNSPARLWSATEVWELTPLLGGAGPAGMDALMRAWRRRMELVGPAERDSACVLTWPSRDVESGSVLMDHGMVPLSVVAVRRGPAPAARSGSLVIRRAKPSDLEAVLELAMAELRYSSMVGSTVNRPEAVALKRRALAERLAAGGPTWLAEREGVAVGLAECAMVLSEPGNSASTRLPPGRWGYVNCVSVLPGARGSGVGQQLMAHVHRELHLMGAVGTYLYYNPPNPLSSVFWPRQGYRPLWTMWEVRPAGALR from the coding sequence ATGACGGTCGCGCGGGGGCTGGCGGACGCGCAGAGCGCGCGGCTGGTGGGGATCGACCCGGTGCTGCCCCCGATGATCGCGCCGCTGGACGGGGACGTGGTCACGGCCGCGCTCCCCGACGGGACGCGGGTCGCGGGGGTGCTCCAGCAGCAGGTGCACGAGCGGAACTCGCCCGCCCGGCTGTGGTCGGCCACCGAGGTGTGGGAGCTGACGCCGCTGCTGGGCGGCGCGGGGCCTGCGGGCATGGACGCGCTGATGCGGGCGTGGCGCAGGCGGATGGAGCTGGTCGGCCCGGCCGAGCGGGACTCGGCGTGCGTGCTGACCTGGCCGAGCCGGGACGTCGAGTCGGGCTCGGTGCTGATGGACCACGGGATGGTGCCGCTGTCGGTGGTCGCGGTGCGGCGGGGGCCCGCGCCCGCTGCCCGGAGCGGGTCGCTGGTGATCCGGCGGGCCAAGCCGTCGGACCTGGAGGCGGTGCTGGAGCTGGCGATGGCCGAGCTGCGGTACTCGTCGATGGTGGGGTCGACGGTGAACCGGCCGGAGGCGGTCGCGCTGAAGCGGCGGGCGCTGGCCGAGCGGCTGGCCGCGGGCGGGCCGACGTGGCTGGCCGAGCGGGAGGGCGTCGCGGTCGGGCTGGCCGAGTGCGCGATGGTGCTGTCGGAGCCGGGCAATTCGGCGTCGACCCGGCTGCCGCCGGGGCGGTGGGGGTACGTGAACTGCGTGTCGGTGCTGCCGGGGGCGCGGGGGTCCGGGGTCGGGCAGCAGCTGATGGCGCACGTGCACCGCGAGCTGCACCTGATGGGCGCGGTGGGCACGTACCTCTACTACAACCCGCCGAACCCCCTGTCGTCGGTGTTCTGGCCCCGCCAGGGCTACCGGCCGCTCTGGACGATGTGGGAGGTCCGCCCCGCCGGAGCGCTGCGCTGA
- the coaE gene encoding dephospho-CoA kinase — MLRVGLSGGIGSGKSTVAGRLAEHGAVVIDADQLARRVVEPGTDGLREIAEAFGSSVLTSAGRLDRAALAGQVFADDTARARLNAIVHPKVAALTAELIASAPEDSIVVHDVPLLVENGLAPAYHLVVITHADVEQRVARLVGARDMPESDARARVAAQAGDDARRAVADVWLDNTGSPDQVLAAVDALWADRLVPYAANLRLRRHASGPPKVVDPDPTWPAQAARIAARLRTAVGDRPLEHIGSTAVPGLVAKDVLDFQLGVSSMAEADGLADALLNAGFPNVPGLTDAPRGAEQDPELWDKRVHSSADPGRRVNLHVRVTGAPNWVWALRFRDWLRADAAAREEYARVKLGLMPEHENHDGSLAYAEAKEPWMEEAVSRIAAFYRAAGDQRS, encoded by the coding sequence ATGTTGCGCGTGGGGCTCTCGGGTGGGATCGGGTCGGGCAAGTCGACGGTCGCGGGAAGGCTGGCCGAGCACGGGGCGGTGGTCATCGACGCCGACCAGCTGGCCAGGCGGGTCGTGGAGCCGGGGACGGACGGCCTGCGCGAGATCGCCGAGGCGTTCGGGTCGAGCGTGCTGACCTCGGCCGGGCGCCTTGACCGGGCCGCGCTGGCCGGTCAGGTGTTCGCCGACGACACCGCGCGGGCCCGGCTCAACGCCATCGTGCACCCCAAGGTCGCCGCGCTGACGGCCGAGCTGATCGCGTCCGCCCCCGAGGACTCGATCGTCGTGCACGACGTGCCGCTGCTGGTGGAGAACGGCCTCGCGCCCGCCTACCACCTCGTGGTGATCACGCACGCGGACGTGGAGCAGCGGGTGGCGCGGCTGGTCGGGGCGCGGGACATGCCCGAGTCCGACGCCCGCGCGCGTGTGGCCGCCCAGGCCGGTGACGACGCCCGGCGGGCCGTGGCGGACGTGTGGCTGGACAACACCGGCAGCCCGGACCAGGTGCTCGCCGCGGTGGACGCGCTGTGGGCGGACCGGCTGGTGCCCTACGCGGCGAACCTGCGGCTGCGCAGGCACGCGTCCGGCCCGCCGAAGGTGGTGGACCCCGACCCGACCTGGCCCGCGCAGGCCGCGCGGATCGCCGCCAGGCTGCGCACCGCCGTGGGGGACCGGCCGCTGGAGCACATCGGGTCCACCGCCGTGCCCGGCCTGGTCGCCAAGGACGTCCTGGACTTCCAGCTGGGCGTGTCGAGCATGGCCGAGGCGGACGGGCTCGCGGACGCGCTGCTGAACGCGGGCTTCCCGAACGTCCCCGGCCTGACCGACGCCCCGCGCGGCGCCGAGCAGGACCCGGAGCTGTGGGACAAGCGCGTGCACTCCTCCGCCGACCCCGGCCGTCGGGTGAACCTGCACGTCCGAGTGACGGGCGCGCCGAACTGGGTGTGGGCGCTGCGGTTCCGGGACTGGCTGCGCGCGGACGCCGCCGCCCGCGAGGAGTACGCGCGGGTCAAGCTCGGCCTGATGCCCGAGCACGAGAACCACGACGGCTCCCTGGCCTACGCGGAGGCCAAGGAGCCGTGGATGGAGGAAGCGGTCTCGCGGATCGCCGCGTTCTACCGGGCGGCGGGCGACCAGCGGTCGTAG
- a CDS encoding class I SAM-dependent methyltransferase translates to MSDQHVSAERALGTTGVAQRFADAEESRSANRLWWDADADDYHAEHGDFLGAADFVWCPEGVRESEAGYLGRVTGKRVLEIGCGSAPCSRWLAAQGAEPVGLDISAGMLRHAVAAAGRTGIAVPLVQASADQLPFADASFDAACSAFGAVPFVADVASVFGEVARVLRPGAPWVFAVNHPMRWIFPDDPGPAGLTVTHSYFDRTPYVEVDDEGRATYVEHHRTLGDYVRALVASGFELVDVVEPEWPAGHTRTWGQWSPLRGRLFPGTVILRTRRT, encoded by the coding sequence GTGTCCGACCAGCACGTGAGCGCGGAGCGCGCGCTCGGCACCACCGGAGTGGCCCAGCGGTTCGCCGATGCGGAGGAGTCCCGCTCCGCCAATCGGCTCTGGTGGGACGCCGATGCGGACGATTACCACGCCGAGCACGGCGACTTCCTGGGAGCCGCGGACTTCGTCTGGTGCCCCGAGGGAGTGCGCGAATCAGAGGCCGGTTACCTCGGTCGGGTGACCGGCAAGCGGGTGCTGGAGATCGGTTGCGGGTCCGCCCCGTGCTCCCGCTGGCTGGCCGCGCAGGGCGCCGAGCCGGTCGGGCTGGACATCTCGGCGGGGATGCTGCGGCACGCGGTGGCGGCGGCCGGGCGGACGGGGATCGCCGTGCCGCTGGTGCAGGCGAGCGCGGACCAGCTGCCGTTCGCGGACGCGAGCTTCGACGCGGCCTGCTCGGCGTTCGGCGCGGTGCCGTTCGTGGCGGACGTGGCGTCGGTCTTCGGCGAGGTGGCCCGAGTGCTGCGGCCGGGGGCGCCGTGGGTGTTCGCGGTGAACCACCCGATGAGGTGGATCTTCCCGGACGACCCCGGTCCGGCCGGGCTGACCGTGACGCACTCGTACTTCGACCGGACGCCGTACGTCGAGGTGGACGACGAGGGGCGCGCCACGTACGTGGAGCACCACCGGACGCTGGGCGACTACGTGCGGGCGCTGGTGGCCTCGGGCTTCGAGCTGGTCGACGTGGTCGAGCCGGAGTGGCCCGCGGGGCACACCAGGACGTGGGGGCAGTGGAGCCCGCTGCGCGGCAGGCTGTTCCCGGGCACCGTGATCTTGCGGACGCGCAGGACGTAA
- the rpsA gene encoding 30S ribosomal protein S1, giving the protein MSTDTTTVPAAVAPKQVAINDIGTEEDFLAAIDKTIKYFNDGDIVEGTIVKVDRDEVLLDIGYKTEGVIPSRELSIKHDVDPNEVVKVGDEVEALVLQKEDKEGRLILSKKRAQYERAWGTIEALKEKDEPVKGTVIEVVKGGLILDIGLRGFLPASLVEMRRVRDLQPYVGRELEAKIIELDKNRNNVVLSRRAWLEQTQSEVRSEFLNQLQKGQVRKGVVSSIVNFGAFVDLGGVDGLVHVSELSWKHIDHPSEVVEVGQEVTVEVLDVDMERERVSLSLKATQEDPWRQFARTHAIGQIVPGKVTKLVPFGAFVRVDEGIEGLVHISELAERHVEIPEQVVQVGDDVMVKVIDIDLDRRRISLSLKQANEGFTVDSEFDPTQYGMAAEYDDQGNYIYPEGFDPETQEWQDGFDKQREEWERQYAEAHTRYEAHMKQVAKAAAAEEEAAGETNYSSGGDAPAASSGGAPAQAGGTLASDEQLAALREKLSGGM; this is encoded by the coding sequence ATGTCCACCGACACCACCACTGTCCCGGCTGCCGTCGCGCCGAAGCAGGTCGCTATCAACGATATCGGGACGGAGGAGGACTTCCTCGCCGCTATCGACAAGACCATCAAGTACTTCAACGATGGCGATATCGTCGAGGGCACGATCGTCAAGGTCGACCGGGACGAGGTCCTGCTCGACATCGGCTACAAGACCGAGGGCGTCATCCCCTCGCGCGAGTTGTCGATCAAGCACGACGTGGACCCCAACGAGGTCGTCAAGGTCGGCGACGAGGTTGAGGCCCTTGTTCTCCAGAAGGAGGACAAGGAGGGTCGTCTGATCCTGTCGAAGAAGCGCGCCCAGTACGAGCGCGCCTGGGGCACCATCGAGGCCCTCAAGGAGAAGGACGAGCCCGTCAAGGGCACCGTCATCGAGGTCGTCAAGGGCGGCCTCATCCTGGACATCGGCCTCCGGGGCTTCCTCCCGGCCTCGCTCGTCGAGATGCGCCGCGTCCGCGACCTGCAGCCGTACGTCGGCCGCGAGCTCGAAGCCAAGATCATCGAGCTGGACAAGAACCGCAACAACGTGGTCCTGTCCCGCCGCGCCTGGCTGGAGCAGACGCAGTCCGAGGTCCGCAGCGAGTTCCTCAACCAGCTGCAGAAGGGCCAGGTCCGCAAGGGCGTCGTGTCCTCCATCGTCAACTTCGGCGCCTTCGTGGACCTGGGTGGCGTGGACGGCCTCGTGCACGTCTCCGAGCTCTCCTGGAAGCACATCGACCACCCCTCCGAGGTCGTCGAGGTCGGCCAGGAGGTCACGGTCGAGGTCCTGGACGTCGACATGGAGCGCGAGCGCGTCTCCCTGTCGCTGAAGGCGACCCAGGAAGACCCGTGGCGCCAGTTCGCCCGCACCCACGCGATCGGCCAGATCGTGCCGGGCAAGGTCACCAAGCTGGTTCCGTTCGGCGCGTTCGTCCGCGTGGACGAGGGCATCGAGGGCCTGGTCCACATCTCCGAGCTGGCCGAGCGCCACGTGGAGATCCCGGAGCAGGTCGTGCAGGTCGGCGACGACGTCATGGTCAAGGTCATCGACATCGACCTGGACCGCCGCCGGATCTCGCTGTCGCTCAAGCAGGCCAACGAGGGCTTCACGGTCGACTCCGAGTTCGACCCGACCCAGTACGGCATGGCCGCCGAGTACGACGACCAGGGGAACTACATCTACCCCGAGGGCTTCGACCCGGAGACCCAGGAGTGGCAGGACGGCTTCGACAAGCAGCGCGAGGAGTGGGAGCGGCAGTACGCCGAGGCCCACACGCGCTACGAGGCCCACATGAAGCAGGTCGCCAAGGCCGCCGCTGCCGAGGAAGAGGCCGCGGGCGAGACCAACTACTCGTCCGGTGGCGACGCCCCGGCCGCGTCGTCGGGTGGCGCTCCGGCTCAGGCCGGCGGCACGCTGGCCAGCGACGAGCAGCTCGCGGCGCTCCGCGAGAAGCTGTCGGGCGGCATGTGA
- the uvrB gene encoding excinuclease ABC subunit UvrB encodes MATTPSDTQAPETPVKAHSAHRPVSDIPRSAGEFRVVSEFTPSGDQPAAIAELERRLRGGERDVVLLGATGTGKSATTAWLVEKVQRPTLVMAPNKTLAAQLANELRDLFPENAVEYFVSYYDYYQPEAYIPQSDTYIEKDSSVNEDVERLRHSATMSLLTRRDVIVVASVSCIYGLGTPQAYLDRSIPLRVGGEVDRDVLLRALVDVQYARNDIAFNRGTFRVRGDTVEIIPSYEELAIRVEFFGDEVDRLYYLHPLTGDVVKEVQELRIFPATHYAAGPERMEIAIKGIEVELEQRLADLERQGKLLEAQRLRMRTTYDIEMMRQVGFCSGIENYSRHIDGRDAGSAPATLIDYFPDDFLLVIDESHVTVPQIGAMYEGDASRKRNLVDHGFRLPSALDNRPLTWEEFADRVGQTIYLSATPGNYELGQAGGEFVEQVIRPTGLVDPQVVVKPTEGQIDDLVHEIRARAERDERVLVTTLTKKMSEDLTDYLLELGIRVRYLHSDIDTLRRVELLRQLRLGDYDVLVGINLLREGLDLPEVSLVAILDADKEGFLRSTTSLIQTIGRAARNVSGEVHMYADRVTDSMRNAIEETNRRRAKQVAYNEERGIDPQPLRKKITDILEQVYAEVEDDVAPGGSGRNATRGKRAAGEPGKAGSSGVLAGRDVGSMARAELADLVQQLTDQMMNAARELQFELAGRLRDEIADLKKELRGMDAAGLK; translated from the coding sequence GTGGCTACCACCCCCTCGGACACCCAGGCCCCGGAAACCCCGGTCAAGGCGCACTCGGCGCACCGCCCCGTCAGCGACATCCCCCGCTCGGCGGGCGAGTTCCGCGTGGTCAGCGAGTTCACGCCCTCCGGCGACCAGCCCGCGGCCATCGCGGAGCTGGAGCGCAGGCTGCGCGGCGGCGAGCGGGACGTGGTGCTGCTGGGCGCGACCGGCACCGGCAAGTCGGCGACCACGGCGTGGCTGGTGGAGAAGGTGCAGCGGCCCACGCTGGTGATGGCGCCCAACAAGACCCTGGCCGCGCAGCTGGCCAACGAGCTGCGGGACCTGTTCCCGGAGAACGCGGTCGAGTACTTCGTCAGCTACTACGACTACTACCAGCCCGAGGCGTACATCCCGCAGAGCGACACCTACATCGAGAAGGACTCCTCGGTCAACGAGGACGTCGAGCGGCTCCGCCACTCCGCCACGATGAGCCTGCTGACCAGGCGCGACGTGATCGTGGTCGCCTCGGTGTCGTGCATCTACGGCCTCGGCACCCCCCAGGCCTACCTGGACCGCTCCATCCCGCTGCGGGTGGGCGGCGAGGTCGACCGCGACGTGCTGCTGCGCGCGCTGGTCGACGTGCAGTACGCCCGCAACGACATCGCGTTCAACCGGGGCACGTTCCGGGTCAGGGGCGACACGGTCGAGATCATCCCCTCGTACGAGGAGTTGGCCATCCGGGTCGAGTTCTTCGGCGACGAGGTGGACCGCCTGTACTACCTGCACCCGCTGACCGGCGACGTGGTCAAGGAGGTCCAGGAGCTGCGGATCTTCCCCGCCACCCACTACGCGGCGGGCCCGGAGCGCATGGAGATCGCGATCAAGGGCATCGAGGTGGAGCTGGAGCAGCGCCTCGCGGACCTGGAGCGGCAGGGCAAGCTCCTGGAGGCCCAGCGGCTGCGGATGCGCACCACCTACGACATCGAGATGATGCGCCAGGTCGGCTTCTGCTCCGGCATCGAGAACTACTCGCGGCACATCGACGGCCGCGACGCGGGCAGCGCCCCCGCCACCCTGATTGACTACTTCCCGGACGACTTCCTGCTGGTCATCGACGAGTCGCACGTGACCGTGCCGCAGATCGGCGCCATGTACGAGGGCGACGCCTCCCGCAAGCGCAACCTGGTCGACCACGGCTTCCGCCTGCCCAGCGCGCTGGACAACCGCCCGCTGACCTGGGAGGAGTTCGCGGACCGGGTCGGCCAGACGATCTACCTGTCGGCCACGCCCGGCAACTACGAGCTCGGCCAGGCGGGCGGCGAGTTCGTGGAGCAGGTCATCCGCCCCACCGGCCTGGTGGACCCGCAGGTGGTGGTCAAGCCCACCGAAGGCCAGATCGACGACCTGGTGCACGAGATCCGGGCGCGCGCCGAGCGCGACGAGCGGGTGCTGGTCACCACCCTGACCAAGAAGATGTCCGAGGACCTCACCGACTATCTGCTCGAACTGGGCATCCGGGTCCGCTACCTGCACTCGGACATCGACACCCTGCGCCGCGTCGAGCTGCTCAGGCAGCTCAGGCTCGGCGACTACGACGTGCTGGTGGGCATCAACCTGCTCCGCGAGGGCCTCGACCTGCCCGAGGTGTCCCTGGTGGCGATCCTGGACGCGGACAAGGAGGGCTTCCTGCGCTCCACGACCAGCCTCATCCAGACGATCGGCCGCGCGGCCCGCAACGTCTCGGGCGAGGTCCACATGTACGCCGACCGGGTGACCGACTCGATGCGCAACGCGATCGAGGAGACCAACCGCAGGCGCGCGAAGCAGGTGGCCTACAACGAGGAGCGGGGCATCGACCCGCAGCCGCTCCGCAAGAAGATCACCGACATCCTGGAGCAGGTCTACGCCGAGGTCGAGGACGACGTGGCACCCGGCGGCTCCGGCCGCAACGCCACGCGCGGCAAGCGGGCGGCGGGCG
- a CDS encoding DUF402 domain-containing protein: protein MGTVITPQLVDVVDTVSAVRNYSSGASRRLTTCQVEDWGLRLECPTPEDPFTDSEVTWLMPDLGLRLTRRRPRAPHTDSSSVLTAVRVVRDGRTWRTTDLLLGLEVPGGTTARIVRSEDFAAAISGGVISPADADLALRTVHRTLEQVSQHRHDLADWLVNRGIYDRWSPAAR from the coding sequence GTGGGAACGGTCATCACGCCTCAGCTCGTCGACGTCGTCGACACCGTCAGCGCAGTCCGGAACTACTCCTCGGGTGCCTCCCGCAGGCTGACGACGTGCCAGGTGGAGGACTGGGGCCTGCGACTGGAGTGCCCCACTCCGGAGGACCCCTTCACCGACTCCGAGGTCACCTGGCTCATGCCCGACCTGGGGCTCCGCCTCACCAGGCGGCGCCCCCGCGCTCCGCACACCGACTCCTCCAGCGTGCTCACCGCCGTCCGGGTGGTCCGCGACGGCCGCACCTGGCGCACCACCGACCTGCTGCTGGGCCTGGAGGTCCCCGGCGGGACGACGGCGCGGATCGTCCGCTCGGAGGACTTCGCCGCGGCGATCTCCGGCGGCGTGATCAGCCCGGCGGACGCCGACCTCGCGCTGCGCACCGTGCACCGCACCCTGGAGCAGGTCAGCCAGCACCGTCACGACCTGGCGGACTGGCTGGTGAACCGGGGCATCTACGACCGCTGGTCGCCCGCCGCCCGGTAG
- a CDS encoding DUF5685 family protein, producing MFGILRPCRHRLGQHLGDAWIAHLCGLCLALRDDHGHLARLVTNYDGLVVSALVEAQSGGSHRDAGPCALRGMRSARVATGPSARLAASVSLVLASAKVADHVADGDGAFGRAGGRGVGRAVARRWAAQAAETGADLGFDTSVLVSAVLRQQEVEAAAGLGSSVLLVTAPTEEAAGAALAQTALLAGRPGNAEPLREVGRLFGRVAHLVDAVEDVARDRASGAWNPLLATGVSPAEARRLCDDAVLGVELALREVELADGALVHALLVHELRRAVGRAFGDEHAHGDRGGHEHPRPGLPGYGEHAPVAHAPAPPDHDSPGDRPPTDPPDEPPGGGGGEGGGGVPPEPGSFLWAWPKLTDPPTSRGLLPGCLAVLYQCGTCQTCCREPMPGPWSGKPRSGCSDGCGGGDCLDSCTGCCRCHADCKKGGCDCCDCCSCD from the coding sequence ATGTTCGGCATCCTCCGACCGTGCCGCCACCGGCTCGGTCAGCACCTCGGCGACGCCTGGATCGCCCACCTCTGCGGCCTGTGCCTGGCGCTGCGCGACGACCACGGGCACCTCGCCCGGCTCGTCACCAACTACGACGGGCTCGTCGTCTCCGCGCTCGTGGAGGCCCAGTCCGGCGGTTCGCACCGGGACGCGGGGCCGTGCGCGCTGCGCGGGATGCGGTCCGCCCGCGTCGCCACCGGTCCCTCGGCCCGGCTGGCCGCCTCCGTCTCCCTCGTGCTCGCCTCCGCCAAGGTCGCCGACCACGTCGCGGACGGCGACGGGGCGTTCGGCCGCGCGGGCGGGCGCGGCGTCGGGCGCGCGGTGGCGCGCCGCTGGGCGGCCCAGGCCGCCGAGACCGGGGCCGACCTCGGGTTCGACACCTCGGTGCTGGTGTCGGCCGTGCTACGGCAACAGGAGGTGGAGGCCGCCGCCGGGCTCGGCTCCTCGGTGCTGCTGGTGACCGCGCCGACCGAGGAGGCCGCCGGGGCCGCGCTCGCGCAGACCGCGCTGCTGGCCGGACGGCCGGGCAACGCCGAGCCGCTGCGCGAGGTCGGCAGGCTGTTCGGCCGGGTCGCGCACCTGGTGGACGCCGTGGAGGACGTCGCGCGGGACCGGGCGTCGGGCGCGTGGAACCCGCTGCTCGCCACCGGCGTCAGCCCCGCCGAGGCGCGGCGGCTGTGCGACGACGCGGTGCTCGGCGTGGAGCTGGCGCTGCGCGAGGTCGAGCTGGCCGACGGCGCGCTGGTGCACGCCCTGCTGGTGCACGAGCTGCGGCGCGCGGTGGGGCGGGCGTTCGGCGACGAGCACGCGCACGGGGACCGCGGGGGTCACGAGCACCCGCGTCCCGGCCTGCCCGGCTACGGCGAGCACGCCCCCGTCGCGCACGCGCCCGCGCCGCCCGACCACGACAGCCCCGGCGACCGGCCGCCGACCGACCCGCCGGACGAGCCGCCCGGCGGTGGCGGTGGCGAGGGCGGCGGCGGGGTGCCCCCGGAACCCGGCAGCTTCCTGTGGGCGTGGCCCAAGCTGACCGACCCGCCCACCAGCCGGGGCCTGCTCCCCGGCTGCCTGGCCGTCCTCTACCAGTGCGGCACCTGCCAGACCTGCTGCCGCGAGCCCATGCCCGGCCCGTGGAGTGGCAAGCCGCGCAGCGGTTGCTCGGACGGGTGCGGCGGCGGCGACTGCCTGGACTCCTGCACCGGCTGCTGCCGGTGCCACGCGGACTGCAAGAAGGGCGGTTGCGACTGCTGCGACTGCTGCTCCTGCGACTGA